GTGGTGGTCGACATCGTCTCGATGCCCGAGGCCGACAGGGCCGAGCCGAACAGGAACCCCTGCACCAGGTCCGGCTTCACGTCGAGGGCGAGCACCTTGAGCTGCTCGAACGTCTCCACACCTTCGATCGTGACCGAGAGGCCGAGCGGCCGCGACAGGTTCACGACGCCGCGCAGCAGGTCGAGCGAACGCTCGTTGCGGGTGATGTCCTCGATGAAGGACCGGTCGATCTTGACCTTGTCGAGCGGCAGCGTGTGCAGGTAGCTCAGGCTCGAATAGCCGGTGCCGAAGTCGTCGAGCGCGATGCGAACGCCCAGCGCCTTCAGTTCCTCGAGGAGCACGCGCGTCGACGACTTGTCGTCCAGAAGCGCGGTCTCCGTGACCTCGATCTCCATACGGTCGGGCGCAAGGCCCGCTTCCGTCAACGCCTCCCTCACCAGGGCGACGATGTTCCTGCTGCGGAAATCCTTGGCGGACAGGTTGATCGAGACGCGGATATGCTCCGGCCACTTGGCGCATTCGGCGCTGGCCGCCTTGAGCATGAACTCGCTGATCGCCGAGATGATGCCCATCTCCTCGGCGAGCGGGATGAAGACGCCCGGCGAGACCGGTCCGATCTCGGGGTGGTCCCAGCGGCAGAGGGCCTCGCAGCTGGCGATCCGCATCGTGTCCATCGCCACGATCGGCTGGTAGACGACACGCAGCAGCTTGTTCTCGACGGCATGGCGCAGGTCCGCCTTGAGCACCTGGCGGTTGCGGAACTCCGCATCCATCGTCGCCTCGAAGACCTGCCAGCCGTTCTTGCCGAACTCCTTGGCCTTGTAGAGTGCAAGGTCCGCCTTGACGAACATCGAATCGACGTTGGTTTCGCTCACCTTTGCCAGCACGGCGCCCGCGCTCGCCTGTATCCGCAGCGAATGCCCCGCCACGTCGACCTCGCCCTGCAGCGCCTCGAAGATGCGCGCGAGCTCGGCATGCAGCACTTCGGTGCTCTCGACCTCGTCGAAATAAAGCATGAACTCGTCGCCGCCGAAGCGGCTGATCTTGACGTTGTCGCGGGCAAGCCCCGCGAGCTTCTGCGCCACCGAGTAGATCATCCCGTCGCCGACCGGATGGCCGAGCGTGTCGTTGATGTTCTTGAAGTCGTCGAGATCGATCACGGCGAGCG
The Mesorhizobium australicum genome window above contains:
- a CDS encoding putative bifunctional diguanylate cyclase/phosphodiesterase, with protein sequence MKKNKTDDISEDVYIGFVRSLFDETSVLLVGAFAQGLIGSLVLWKTQQPIYLVLTLMLVAAAVGRYYALRRVDPSKILTYKSALEWERYYIVAGTIQGLAVGLFTFCCLYLVPDLFGELAGMSLVLAMTVTIAGRNFGSRKMVVILSLSVIVPIAAGFMLKGDIYHFALGLLVVPFMFTIVKMARTVRTVLFTAISEERKAKGLAMRFDRALNTMSHGLVMLDGSGRVAVANAEAADLFSVSSPDKLLGRTLKALLMRGVAGGLLSMRDSHYVETQLARALRDGRDRKLLVNFTNGRHFEFSAREGRDELGVITFEDVTARVEAEEKIRYMARYDNLTGLPNRAYFHEMVGEYLISGDQKRTCALAVIDLDDFKNINDTLGHPVGDGMIYSVAQKLAGLARDNVKISRFGGDEFMLYFDEVESTEVLHAELARIFEALQGEVDVAGHSLRIQASAGAVLAKVSETNVDSMFVKADLALYKAKEFGKNGWQVFEATMDAEFRNRQVLKADLRHAVENKLLRVVYQPIVAMDTMRIASCEALCRWDHPEIGPVSPGVFIPLAEEMGIISAISEFMLKAASAECAKWPEHIRVSINLSAKDFRSRNIVALVREALTEAGLAPDRMEIEVTETALLDDKSSTRVLLEELKALGVRIALDDFGTGYSSLSYLHTLPLDKVKIDRSFIEDITRNERSLDLLRGVVNLSRPLGLSVTIEGVETFEQLKVLALDVKPDLVQGFLFGSALSASGIETMSTTTWPFAKDIQAVRRSPRHLSA